One genomic segment of Acinetobacter oleivorans DR1 includes these proteins:
- a CDS encoding exodeoxyribonuclease V subunit gamma translates to MGIHVIQSQRIDVLLQGVLASTSQASTHPLQVLKTQHFIVPSPAVEQWLIQKLAEQQGMSANYQFHQRVRGFQWYAYQQVLTTHKEQVRKANIPRLIFKWRVHQALHEFIQPDTMSIDTSHPLHSIVQRIYDSADRLEQGIDKQLKKQKMLYWVAEQIADLFSNYMIYRGQCQRGCENSCTCPENWLAAWGQGRALDIEKYIVQKDEEVTAFALHQTEELERWQRWLWQQHFHDDFVQMQQIDALFWQELDHPDRSKHAISRLPNQVVIFTLLDLPPSQLQFLRRLGQYIDVLILHYNPSQEYWADSVDPLWKKRYDLGVKERFIAKNPKATDAEISDFFNKFTLNFNAEARESRHPLLTRLGKQARDHFSLLSNLSTGEEGKWVDAFVDDFPESLLGKVQSDILHLVEPQAKQYELASDDDSIQIHVCHSTLRQLEVLKEQLICWLAKPHEQPRRPNDILVLVPNLADIEPLIRSVFPATATEQGVHLPVKIAGVASLDALNAWRAVIGRIQLMQGRFSFDDFADWLSLHATQQRYELEYVQVERILNLLADAGFKRGLDAEHLKRSLCEGDDDYRYSFKFALERLVLGIAVPVHATFNQVLSYAKVQPGDFELIGTLIQIYQDLNERRDWLTLHEQGKVYTVEYWLQVLSKDIVEFEQVGVAALKAVREIVKKQERMLTLASYYAETETGTLRKITLPLPYIIEEIQRTLESQSAQAEPTGQITFAQIGHIRPLPYRLMVMLNLDAGQFPNRDTHVPFDLMDALRQQLGDRSRLEDDQGAFLDALLLAQDNLWLFYNGFDVNDGEVREPSSILQEFSEHLALIVKAEDDIPENVVVEGIEIPSQLKQLYHLHDLQPFDPKGFTVQKSVIRYQDHWFKVASQIQQVSGNRQPWANTIYPLQAPDMLVLDSQQWIQDVTFPARLYLKTLGVENLGSVGVLDQNEPLLLDGLGRYAIRHFLQQSEQHPQPEVLIDQLPVGKVKYSAWQQGVFEQECLLERLHHYAPAVTQTTQRIWRIAKQLHMNITVPKSETRDWVSMEPSSARAKRRAKVWLEHLLWLAYLNEGSAGAEKRRIVVFSDQTVICSGVSSEQARQYLQPWFKIWRHAQQQPLVLPAALLLKPLEKAKAYQWETTNQAEKAKLDEKSYTELLKYWNETGSFTTMDMTQNEACKLHRDWSFILQEQDAQALLQHACDEFAYDLYHPVFQFQHSE, encoded by the coding sequence ATGGGGATCCATGTTATTCAAAGTCAACGTATTGATGTGTTATTGCAAGGTGTATTAGCGTCTACATCTCAAGCTTCAACGCATCCATTACAGGTTTTGAAAACCCAGCATTTTATTGTTCCAAGTCCTGCGGTCGAGCAGTGGCTGATACAAAAACTTGCAGAACAGCAAGGGATGAGTGCCAATTACCAGTTTCACCAACGAGTACGCGGCTTCCAGTGGTATGCCTATCAGCAAGTCTTAACTACGCATAAAGAGCAGGTCCGTAAAGCCAACATCCCCCGTTTGATTTTTAAATGGCGGGTGCATCAGGCTTTGCATGAGTTTATTCAACCTGACACGATGAGCATAGACACATCACATCCTTTACATTCTATTGTTCAGCGTATTTATGACAGCGCAGATCGACTCGAACAAGGTATAGATAAACAATTAAAAAAACAAAAAATGCTGTATTGGGTCGCTGAGCAGATTGCTGATTTATTTAGCAACTATATGATTTATCGTGGACAGTGTCAGCGAGGTTGTGAAAATAGTTGCACCTGTCCGGAAAACTGGTTGGCTGCTTGGGGTCAAGGCCGAGCACTTGATATTGAAAAATATATTGTGCAAAAAGATGAAGAAGTGACTGCTTTCGCATTGCATCAAACTGAGGAGCTAGAGCGTTGGCAGCGTTGGTTGTGGCAGCAACATTTTCATGATGATTTTGTGCAGATGCAGCAAATTGATGCGTTGTTCTGGCAAGAGTTAGATCATCCAGATCGCAGTAAGCACGCTATTTCAAGATTACCTAATCAAGTGGTGATCTTTACGTTATTAGATTTACCGCCAAGCCAGTTACAGTTCTTGCGCCGTTTAGGTCAATATATTGATGTATTAATTTTGCACTATAACCCTTCACAAGAATATTGGGCCGATAGTGTCGATCCACTGTGGAAGAAGCGTTATGACCTAGGGGTAAAAGAGCGTTTTATTGCAAAAAATCCCAAGGCAACAGATGCTGAAATTAGTGATTTCTTTAATAAATTTACACTCAACTTTAATGCAGAAGCGCGTGAGTCCAGACATCCGCTTTTAACCAGACTGGGTAAACAAGCCCGCGACCACTTTTCACTATTATCAAATTTATCTACGGGTGAAGAAGGTAAGTGGGTTGATGCTTTTGTGGATGATTTTCCAGAAAGTTTACTCGGTAAAGTTCAGTCAGATATTTTGCATTTAGTGGAGCCCCAAGCTAAACAATATGAGCTTGCTTCCGATGATGACTCTATTCAGATTCATGTTTGTCATTCGACTTTACGTCAGCTTGAAGTATTAAAAGAGCAATTAATCTGTTGGTTGGCTAAACCACATGAGCAACCGCGCCGACCAAACGATATTTTAGTTTTAGTTCCTAATTTAGCCGACATAGAGCCTTTAATTCGAAGTGTATTTCCCGCTACTGCTACTGAGCAGGGTGTGCATTTGCCCGTGAAAATTGCAGGTGTTGCATCACTTGATGCACTGAATGCATGGCGCGCCGTGATTGGGCGTATTCAGCTGATGCAGGGACGTTTTAGCTTTGATGATTTTGCTGACTGGTTAAGCTTGCATGCGACCCAGCAACGTTACGAACTTGAATATGTTCAGGTTGAGCGAATTTTAAATTTACTCGCCGATGCAGGCTTTAAACGAGGGCTTGATGCAGAACATCTCAAGCGCAGCTTGTGTGAAGGGGATGATGATTATCGATATAGCTTTAAATTTGCCTTAGAACGATTGGTCCTTGGCATTGCCGTGCCTGTGCATGCGACATTTAATCAGGTGTTGAGTTATGCCAAAGTTCAACCGGGTGATTTCGAGCTGATTGGTACACTCATTCAGATTTATCAAGATTTGAATGAGCGCCGTGATTGGCTGACTTTACATGAACAGGGGAAAGTCTACACGGTTGAATATTGGCTTCAGGTGCTAAGCAAAGATATTGTTGAATTTGAGCAGGTCGGTGTTGCTGCTTTAAAAGCTGTTCGGGAAATTGTTAAAAAACAAGAGCGAATGTTGACGCTCGCAAGCTATTATGCCGAGACAGAAACAGGAACTTTGCGCAAAATTACCTTACCTCTGCCTTATATTATTGAAGAAATTCAGCGAACTTTAGAAAGCCAAAGTGCACAAGCTGAACCAACAGGGCAGATTACCTTTGCTCAAATTGGACATATTCGGCCGTTACCTTATCGCTTAATGGTCATGCTAAATCTGGATGCAGGGCAATTTCCAAACCGAGATACCCATGTGCCATTTGATTTAATGGATGCACTGCGTCAACAGTTAGGTGACCGCTCTCGACTTGAAGATGATCAAGGTGCGTTTTTAGATGCTTTATTATTAGCCCAAGACAATTTATGGCTGTTTTATAACGGTTTTGATGTGAATGATGGTGAGGTACGAGAACCTTCCAGTATTCTTCAAGAGTTCAGTGAACACCTTGCCCTGATTGTGAAAGCTGAAGACGATATACCTGAAAATGTAGTTGTTGAAGGGATTGAGATTCCATCACAGTTAAAACAACTCTATCACTTACATGACTTACAGCCCTTCGATCCGAAAGGTTTTACTGTACAAAAAAGTGTGATCCGTTATCAAGATCACTGGTTTAAGGTCGCTTCACAAATTCAGCAAGTCTCAGGAAACCGTCAACCTTGGGCGAATACGATTTATCCGCTACAAGCTCCTGATATGCTGGTTTTAGATAGCCAGCAGTGGATACAGGATGTGACGTTCCCTGCACGCTTATATTTGAAAACTTTAGGAGTAGAAAACTTAGGAAGTGTCGGAGTGCTCGACCAAAATGAACCGTTATTATTAGATGGTTTAGGGCGCTATGCGATCCGACATTTTTTACAGCAATCTGAACAGCATCCACAACCTGAAGTATTAATTGATCAGTTGCCTGTAGGTAAAGTCAAATATAGCGCATGGCAACAAGGTGTGTTTGAGCAAGAATGTTTACTTGAACGCCTTCACCATTATGCACCAGCAGTGACACAAACAACTCAGCGTATTTGGCGAATTGCTAAACAACTTCATATGAATATTACGGTTCCAAAGTCTGAAACTCGGGATTGGGTGAGTATGGAGCCTTCAAGCGCCCGAGCAAAAAGACGCGCGAAAGTCTGGTTGGAACACTTACTTTGGTTAGCTTATTTGAATGAGGGAAGTGCAGGAGCTGAAAAACGCCGTATTGTAGTTTTTAGCGATCAAACTGTGATTTGTAGTGGTGTAAGTTCTGAGCAAGCTCGGCAATATTTACAGCCATGGTTTAAAATCTGGCGTCATGCACAGCAACAACCATTGGTTCTACCAGCAGCCTTATTATTAAAGCCATTAGAAAAAGCCAAAGCATATCAGTGGGAAACAACAAATCAGGCAGAAAAAGCAAAACTGGATGAGAAGAGCTACACTGAGCTGTTAAAATACTGGAATGAGACAGGGTCATTTACCACAATGGATATGACTCAAAATGAAGCTTGCAAGTTGCATCGAGACTGGAGCTTTATTTTACAAGAACAAGATGCGCAAGCTTTGCTTCAACATGCTTGTGATGAGTTTGCGTATGATCTGTATCATCCGGTTTTTCAATTTCAACATTCGGAGTAA
- the pap gene encoding polyphosphate:AMP phosphotransferase has protein sequence MSEQQPKFEIRDEELLSVDLIEAQYALKESRGKPNAKSTLILMSGIELAGKGEAVKQLREWLDPRYLRVKADAPRVLTDTEAFWQSYSEFIPTEGQIVVMFGNWYSDLLVTATHVSEPLDEARFDAYVENMRAFEQDLKNNYVDVVKVWFDLSWKSLQKRLDKIDPSEQHWHKLHGLDWRNKKQYDTLQKLRRRFTDDWYIIDGEDEKQRDQFFAQYLLQHMRQLPDHETEVKGKWQQAKIPESLLKPSNEPLEKAEYKKELDKLSKKIADAMRFDKRNVVIAFEGMDAAGKGGAIKRIVKNLDPREYDIHCIGAPERFEARHPYLWRFWNRINEAEKITIFDRTWYGRVLVERVEGFASPLEWQRAYDEINRFERDLFDSQTIVVKIWLAISKDEQEQRFKAREETPHKRFKITAEDWRNRDKWDDYLKAAADMFERTSTDYAPWYIVATDDKYTARLEVLRAVLKQLRAD, from the coding sequence ATGAGTGAACAACAACCAAAATTTGAAATTCGAGATGAAGAACTGCTTTCAGTTGACTTGATTGAAGCACAATATGCGTTAAAAGAAAGTCGGGGAAAACCCAACGCTAAAAGCACACTCATTTTAATGAGTGGTATTGAGCTGGCAGGTAAAGGGGAAGCGGTTAAGCAGCTTCGCGAGTGGTTAGACCCTAGATATTTACGAGTAAAAGCAGATGCGCCACGTGTGCTGACAGATACAGAAGCATTTTGGCAATCTTATTCGGAGTTTATTCCTACCGAAGGTCAAATCGTGGTGATGTTTGGTAATTGGTATAGCGATTTGCTCGTAACAGCGACACATGTGTCTGAGCCTTTAGATGAAGCACGCTTTGATGCTTATGTTGAAAATATGCGGGCATTTGAGCAAGATTTAAAAAATAACTATGTCGATGTGGTTAAAGTCTGGTTCGATCTTTCATGGAAATCACTACAAAAACGTTTAGACAAAATTGACCCGTCTGAGCAACACTGGCATAAGCTTCACGGTCTAGATTGGCGTAATAAAAAACAATACGACACTTTGCAAAAGTTACGCCGTCGTTTTACCGATGATTGGTACATTATTGATGGCGAAGATGAAAAGCAACGTGATCAGTTTTTTGCTCAGTACCTTTTACAACACATGCGCCAACTTCCAGACCATGAAACCGAAGTCAAAGGGAAATGGCAGCAGGCTAAAATTCCAGAGAGTTTATTAAAACCTTCTAATGAACCTCTTGAAAAAGCCGAATACAAAAAAGAGCTCGATAAACTAAGCAAAAAAATTGCTGATGCCATGCGTTTCGATAAACGTAATGTCGTCATTGCTTTTGAGGGAATGGATGCTGCTGGTAAAGGGGGGGCAATTAAGCGAATTGTTAAAAACCTAGACCCGCGTGAATATGATATTCATTGTATTGGAGCACCTGAACGCTTTGAAGCACGACATCCTTACTTATGGCGCTTTTGGAACCGCATTAATGAAGCCGAGAAAATCACAATCTTTGATCGGACATGGTATGGGCGCGTACTTGTTGAACGTGTTGAAGGTTTTGCTTCACCTTTAGAGTGGCAGCGTGCCTATGACGAAATTAATCGTTTTGAAAGAGATTTATTTGATAGTCAAACGATTGTGGTAAAAATTTGGCTTGCGATTAGCAAAGATGAGCAAGAGCAGCGCTTTAAGGCCAGAGAAGAGACACCGCATAAACGTTTTAAAATTACCGCAGAAGATTGGCGTAATCGTGATAAATGGGATGATTATTTAAAAGCGGCAGCAGATATGTTTGAGCGAACCAGTACCGATTACGCACCTTGGTATATTGTTGCAACTGATGATAAATATACGGCACGTCTAGAAGTATTAAGGGCAGTTTTAAAACAGCTGAGAGCAGATTAA
- a CDS encoding FFLEELY motif protein has product MSKLAAFDELLQQYKTFNYHDNPVLAQRLQDVQTWLKERMKDTHHDFFNLPEHKLMSEYFLNRLYGGPEFDALAAQIERLLKYAHKAEKVLPENAIKTGTKSVSLAVLATQLDEQVAMQLLEDYPADTVLTDEIMRLTLIKLDQAEARYQQLALLDDLGAALDRYMRSFMMFTAFKMCKGIAQKYHFELMYDFIQDGFSAMKPLKSAENFIKTFTEKERQIIENVHSGHPNPFRV; this is encoded by the coding sequence ATGTCTAAACTCGCTGCTTTTGATGAACTTTTACAACAATATAAAACATTTAATTATCATGACAATCCAGTGCTTGCCCAACGTTTGCAAGATGTACAAACATGGCTAAAAGAGCGGATGAAAGATACGCATCACGACTTTTTTAATCTGCCTGAACATAAACTCATGTCAGAGTATTTTTTAAATCGTTTATATGGTGGTCCAGAGTTTGATGCTCTTGCAGCTCAAATTGAACGCTTATTGAAATATGCTCATAAAGCCGAAAAAGTATTGCCTGAAAATGCAATTAAAACTGGCACTAAATCGGTAAGTTTAGCTGTGCTTGCAACTCAACTTGATGAGCAAGTGGCTATGCAGCTTCTTGAGGACTATCCGGCAGATACAGTACTCACTGATGAGATTATGCGTTTAACCTTAATCAAGCTTGACCAAGCAGAAGCTCGTTATCAACAGCTTGCTCTTCTTGATGATTTAGGAGCAGCTCTCGATAGATACATGCGCTCATTTATGATGTTTACGGCCTTTAAAATGTGTAAAGGCATTGCCCAAAAATATCACTTCGAATTGATGTATGATTTTATCCAAGATGGTTTTAGTGCGATGAAACCGTTAAAATCAGCCGAGAACTTTATCAAGACTTTTACTGAAAAAGAACGCCAAATTATTGAAAATGTACATTCAGGGCATCCGAATCCGTTTAGAGTGTGA
- the ubiE gene encoding bifunctional demethylmenaquinone methyltransferase/2-methoxy-6-polyprenyl-1,4-benzoquinol methylase UbiE, translated as MSNENQKPTSPTEQAQSSDKVSPFLSSPLPSGTPQGQQQSLQQTLTDTPVNGSVPKYNLPRGAGNTGNVGETTHFGYSTVRTEDKAQKVAEVFHSVASKYDLMNDLMSFGIHRLWKRFAINMSGVRRGQHVLDIAGGTGDLAKVFSREVGPQGHVVLSDINESMLNVGRDRLIDAGCTNVDFVLANAETLEPFADNSFDLLTISFGLRNVTDKDAALASMFRVLKPGGRLLILEFSKPVFEPFSKLYDLYSFTALPIMGKLVANDSESYKYLAESIRMHPDQRTLKGMMENAGFQNCDYHNLTAGIVAVHRGFKL; from the coding sequence ATGTCTAACGAAAACCAAAAGCCAACATCTCCAACTGAGCAGGCACAAAGTTCAGACAAAGTTAGCCCATTCCTAAGCTCACCTTTACCGTCAGGTACACCTCAAGGGCAACAACAATCTTTACAACAAACCTTAACCGATACACCTGTTAATGGTTCTGTACCGAAATATAATTTACCACGTGGTGCTGGCAATACTGGCAACGTTGGTGAAACCACTCACTTCGGTTATTCAACTGTTAGAACTGAAGATAAAGCTCAAAAAGTTGCAGAAGTATTCCACTCGGTTGCAAGCAAATATGACTTGATGAATGACTTAATGTCATTTGGTATTCACCGCCTATGGAAACGCTTCGCAATTAACATGTCTGGCGTACGCCGTGGTCAACACGTGTTAGATATTGCTGGTGGTACAGGCGATTTAGCGAAAGTATTCAGCCGCGAAGTTGGTCCTCAAGGTCATGTCGTTCTTTCAGACATTAACGAGTCTATGCTTAATGTTGGTCGTGATCGCCTCATTGATGCAGGCTGTACCAACGTTGACTTCGTACTTGCCAATGCAGAAACTTTAGAGCCTTTTGCAGATAACAGCTTTGACTTACTCACCATTAGCTTTGGTTTACGTAACGTGACAGATAAAGATGCCGCGCTTGCATCTATGTTCCGTGTGTTAAAGCCAGGTGGCCGTTTACTTATTCTCGAATTTTCTAAGCCTGTATTTGAGCCATTCTCAAAACTTTATGACCTCTATTCATTCACTGCTTTACCGATTATGGGTAAATTGGTTGCGAATGACTCTGAAAGTTATAAATATTTGGCTGAATCAATTCGTATGCATCCAGACCAACGCACCTTAAAAGGTATGATGGAAAATGCTGGCTTCCAGAACTGTGACTATCACAACCTTACTGCTGGTATCGTTGCCGTTCACCGTGGCTTTAAACTGTAA
- a CDS encoding ubiquinone biosynthesis accessory factor UbiJ: protein MWSILALGAVERIIHHLIDLDAVTRIQLNQLQGKMLRVVINSPQLSVDVFFDQEKVRLEPTATGHSEKPSIFEQRPFDAQFKISEATATLHVKDVVELIKLLVSDPDQIGNIPLQGDYHLLQDIQKIMQQAEPDLASHLSRWVGPQLAHEIGKIQLAPKYLKRSLQSHLFFAEDALKEDSGLFAPRWEMDDLTQATRKLNQDIDRLEARLQQLNTQLQPSQD from the coding sequence ATGTGGTCGATTTTGGCACTCGGTGCAGTCGAACGTATCATTCATCATCTGATCGATCTGGATGCGGTTACACGCATTCAGCTTAATCAGTTACAGGGCAAAATGCTGCGTGTTGTGATTAATAGCCCGCAGCTTTCTGTCGATGTATTCTTTGACCAAGAAAAAGTACGTCTTGAACCTACTGCAACAGGGCACAGTGAAAAGCCTTCTATTTTTGAACAACGCCCTTTTGATGCACAATTCAAAATTTCTGAAGCAACAGCAACTTTGCATGTTAAAGATGTCGTCGAACTAATTAAATTATTGGTCAGCGATCCAGATCAGATTGGCAATATCCCATTGCAAGGTGACTACCACCTGCTACAGGATATTCAAAAGATTATGCAGCAAGCTGAACCAGATTTAGCTTCGCACTTATCAAGATGGGTAGGTCCTCAACTCGCCCACGAAATTGGCAAGATTCAACTTGCACCAAAATATTTAAAACGCTCTCTTCAAAGTCATCTATTTTTTGCAGAAGACGCATTAAAAGAAGATAGCGGTCTATTTGCCCCTCGTTGGGAAATGGATGATTTAACTCAAGCAACTCGCAAGCTTAATCAAGACATTGACCGTCTAGAAGCAAGATTGCAGCAACTCAACACACAACTACAACCCTCTCAAGATTAG
- a CDS encoding ABC1 kinase family protein produces the protein MIPHVSRLLELWRIAAHYRLDTLFPADELPVKAQRALSVIKMHPAAWSSRERKNPLKLKEALEEMGPLAIKLGQLLSTRRDLIPPEILAQLVLLQDQVKPFDSNVAKQRIQESLKADVNTLFARFDDQPLAAASIAQVHTAALHDGREVVVKVTRPDIRNQILQDFEILAWLGNTLESRLEAARALHLSEIIQDYRQIILNELDLSIEADNTRRMRHYFTGSTMMYVPEVYMDTKDVMVAERITGVPISDTATFDRLGMDRAQLAEKGLTIFFTQVFRDNFFHADMHPGNVFVETINPSNPRFIALDCAIMGELSKHDQMTIARMLLAVMNSNFMQLIQIVHQAGWIPPGTDQDALSREMRRTVGPMVSKPMDQLDFAGILIQVMDIARRFHLEIPPQLMLLLKTLVHVEGLGTDLYPQLDIWKLAKPILTEWVKANMNPVKNIKELGQQLPDLLLGAQDFPSLIVDSLNGLKNQSAWQDRQLREMQQLRLQMEHQQRRSWMFGSSMLILLTIAIISPWFVSIILIVLSSLLALWRILK, from the coding sequence ATGATTCCGCACGTTTCACGTTTACTCGAACTTTGGCGTATTGCAGCGCACTATAGACTCGATACGTTGTTCCCTGCGGATGAATTACCAGTTAAAGCTCAACGTGCATTAAGTGTTATTAAAATGCACCCAGCTGCATGGTCTAGTCGCGAACGTAAAAATCCTTTAAAGCTCAAAGAAGCTTTGGAAGAGATGGGGCCGCTTGCAATTAAGCTTGGACAATTACTGTCAACTCGACGTGATTTGATTCCACCTGAAATACTCGCTCAATTGGTCTTACTTCAAGATCAGGTCAAACCTTTTGATAGCAATGTTGCCAAACAACGTATTCAAGAATCATTGAAAGCTGACGTAAATACCTTGTTTGCACGATTTGATGACCAGCCATTAGCAGCTGCTTCAATTGCACAAGTTCACACTGCTGCTTTGCACGACGGTCGAGAAGTTGTTGTTAAAGTGACTCGTCCTGACATTCGCAACCAAATTTTGCAAGACTTTGAGATTTTGGCATGGTTAGGCAACACACTAGAAAGTCGCCTTGAAGCTGCTCGTGCCTTACATCTCTCTGAAATTATTCAAGACTACCGCCAGATTATCTTAAATGAGCTGGACTTGAGTATCGAAGCAGACAACACCCGTCGTATGCGCCATTATTTTACTGGCTCAACCATGATGTATGTGCCTGAAGTCTACATGGACACCAAAGATGTCATGGTTGCGGAGCGCATTACAGGTGTACCTATTTCAGATACGGCAACCTTTGACCGTCTAGGCATGGACCGTGCACAACTTGCAGAAAAAGGATTAACCATTTTCTTTACGCAAGTATTCCGCGATAACTTTTTCCATGCCGACATGCACCCTGGCAATGTCTTTGTAGAAACAATTAACCCAAGCAATCCACGCTTTATTGCACTCGACTGTGCAATTATGGGTGAATTATCTAAGCATGACCAGATGACTATTGCCCGCATGTTGCTTGCTGTAATGAACAGCAACTTTATGCAGCTCATTCAAATTGTGCATCAAGCTGGCTGGATTCCACCGGGTACAGACCAAGATGCGCTATCGCGTGAAATGCGTCGCACCGTTGGTCCAATGGTATCTAAACCAATGGATCAACTTGATTTTGCGGGCATCTTGATTCAAGTAATGGATATTGCCCGTCGCTTCCATTTAGAGATTCCGCCACAACTCATGTTGTTGCTAAAAACTTTAGTGCATGTCGAAGGCCTAGGGACCGATCTTTACCCGCAGCTCGACATCTGGAAATTGGCAAAACCAATTTTGACTGAATGGGTCAAGGCCAACATGAACCCAGTCAAAAATATAAAAGAGTTAGGACAACAATTACCTGACCTGCTTTTAGGTGCTCAAGATTTCCCAAGCTTAATTGTCGATAGTTTAAATGGTTTAAAAAATCAGTCTGCTTGGCAAGACCGTCAGTTACGCGAAATGCAGCAACTTCGTTTGCAAATGGAACATCAACAACGCCGCAGCTGGATGTTCGGTAGTAGCATGCTGATTTTACTCACCATCGCGATTATTAGCCCTTGGTTTGTTTCTATTATTTTAATTGTGCTAAGCAGTTTATTAGCGCTTTGGCGTATATTGAAATAA
- a CDS encoding FAD-dependent oxidoreductase — translation MKTPHFAIIGAGTAGLATAILLAREGNNITIFEQVDELSPVGAGLLLQPAGLAVFEHLGVLDKALTLGAKVTGLEGQLPNKRLLVDSHYHEASTNLYGLGIHRATLCHVLTQKLSEYSSQITWRMNHSVESFEEHNNEVRLFGTHQNQKFDACFDAVLIANGARSQLRPKAWVKVDQAYPWGAAWSIVPECQVLDSEILHQFYDRSKIMMGILPTGAIPTEPQQRLSSIFWSLPTQQLQSFLQDEQAKQTWLKQVSERWPKVAEWLKEILYDSQTQPKWLSANYRDVVMTQFGQGRIGVIGDAAHAMSPQLGQGANMALLDAWAFSQSLQHAQKNQKIDWPLLWQHYHQLRHSSTQFYQFLSRLLTPLYQSDHWWAGGLRDLVFPWMYQIPYFRKEMAITISGLKTGPFQQIDYDQVAQTPRESRAFNLKNESLSDY, via the coding sequence ATGAAAACACCTCATTTTGCGATTATCGGTGCCGGTACCGCAGGTTTAGCCACTGCGATTTTGCTCGCCCGTGAAGGTAATAACATTACTATTTTTGAACAAGTTGATGAGTTATCTCCAGTAGGTGCAGGTTTATTACTACAACCGGCGGGCTTAGCAGTATTTGAACATTTAGGGGTGCTCGATAAAGCTCTAACATTAGGAGCAAAAGTAACAGGGTTAGAGGGGCAACTTCCCAACAAGCGTCTTTTAGTCGACAGCCACTATCACGAAGCATCTACAAATCTCTATGGTTTAGGTATACACCGGGCTACTTTATGCCATGTACTCACCCAAAAGCTTAGTGAGTATTCGAGCCAAATTACTTGGCGTATGAACCATTCTGTTGAGAGTTTTGAAGAACATAACAATGAAGTTCGATTATTCGGAACTCATCAAAATCAAAAGTTTGATGCTTGCTTTGATGCCGTCCTTATTGCAAATGGTGCTCGGAGCCAATTACGCCCCAAAGCATGGGTAAAAGTTGACCAAGCCTATCCTTGGGGTGCGGCGTGGAGTATCGTGCCTGAGTGCCAAGTACTCGATTCTGAAATTCTGCATCAATTTTATGATCGCTCAAAGATTATGATGGGAATTCTTCCTACAGGAGCGATTCCAACAGAACCTCAACAGCGCCTTTCAAGTATCTTCTGGAGCTTACCGACGCAGCAATTACAAAGCTTCTTGCAAGATGAGCAAGCTAAACAAACTTGGTTAAAGCAAGTCTCAGAGCGATGGCCCAAAGTTGCAGAATGGCTAAAAGAGATTTTATACGACAGTCAAACTCAGCCTAAATGGCTATCTGCAAACTACCGTGATGTCGTCATGACTCAATTTGGTCAAGGCAGAATTGGAGTGATTGGCGATGCCGCTCACGCGATGAGTCCTCAGTTAGGACAAGGGGCCAATATGGCATTATTGGATGCTTGGGCTTTTTCTCAGTCATTGCAACATGCCCAAAAGAATCAAAAGATTGATTGGCCCCTGCTCTGGCAGCACTATCATCAACTTCGCCACTCATCTACTCAGTTTTATCAATTTCTTAGTCGCTTACTGACACCCCTTTATCAATCTGACCATTGGTGGGCTGGAGGCTTAAGAGATTTAGTTTTCCCTTGGATGTATCAAATCCCCTATTTTCGAAAAGAAATGGCAATCACGATTTCGGGATTAAAGACTGGTCCATTTCAGCAAATTGATTATGATCAAGTCGCTCAAACGCCTAGAGAAAGCCGTGCTTTCAATTTAAAAAACGAATCTTTGTCTGACTATTAA
- a CDS encoding VOC family protein: MKISHLDHLVLTVSNIEITCNFYQTVLGFEVITFKGDRKALQFGNQKINLHQQGNEFEPKALQPTPGSADLCFISETPISEVIAHLNQLNITIEEGPIERTGAAHPILSVYIRDPDQNLIEISNNIKL; this comes from the coding sequence ATGAAAATTAGCCATCTTGATCATCTTGTTTTAACCGTCTCAAATATTGAAATTACCTGTAATTTCTATCAAACCGTATTAGGGTTTGAGGTCATCACTTTTAAAGGTGATAGAAAGGCTCTACAGTTTGGAAATCAAAAAATAAATTTACACCAGCAAGGTAACGAGTTTGAACCTAAGGCATTACAGCCAACTCCTGGATCTGCCGACCTGTGTTTTATTTCAGAAACTCCCATTTCCGAAGTGATTGCGCATCTTAATCAATTAAATATTACAATTGAGGAAGGCCCCATTGAACGTACGGGTGCGGCGCACCCTATTCTTTCAGTTTATATTCGCGATCCAGATCAAAATTTGATTGAGATTTCAAATAACATAAAGTTATAA